A single region of the Lotus japonicus ecotype B-129 chromosome 4, LjGifu_v1.2 genome encodes:
- the LOC130711236 gene encoding F-box only protein 6 isoform X1 produces the protein MEEGVAMLRHLIGQLKHLSESDPSQSPSFILLQHHTNPQPPPRWSFFDIDDNSVDDFCDLVMTAGKSASFSTMDLVKHPSTKKCRRDRSKEKSSKRSSVTEAMEEQIWKDFPEDLFEAVIARLPIATFFRFRSVCRRWNSLLASESFSQHCAQVPQANPWFYTITHEHANSGAMYDPSVKKWYHLTISTLPTKLIVLPMASAGGLVCFLDIGHRNFYVCNPLTQSFKELPARSVKVWSRIGVGMTINGNSYKILWVTCDGEYEIYDSVGKSWSRQGNMPAGIKLPLSLNFRSQAVSIDNKVYFMHSDPEGIVSYDMETGVWTQYMIPGPLHLTDHALAECGGRIMLVGLLSKNAATCVCIWELQKMMLLWKEVDRMPNEWCLDFYGKHVRMTCLGNKGLLMLSLRSRQMNRLVTYNIASREWLKVPACVVPHGRKRQWIAYGTAFHPCLAAVA, from the exons ATGGAAGAAGGGGTTGCCATGCTTCGGCACCTCATCGGACAGTTGAAGCATCTCTCGGAGTCGGACCCCTCACAATCTCCTTCATTCATCCTTCTGCAACATCACACTAATCCTCAACCGCCACCCAG ATGGTCCTTCTTTGACATTGATGATAACTCCGTAGATGACTTCTGTGACCTTGTAATGACAGCTGGAAAGTCTGCAAGTTTCAGTACAATGGACCTTGTAAAGCATCCGTCTACTAAGAAGTGTCGAAGAGATAGGAGCAAGGAAAAGTCATCTAAAAGATCCTCTGTGACTGAAGCTATGGAAGAACAAATTTGGAAAGATTTTCCTGAAGATCTATTTGAAGCTGTGATTGCGCGACTTCCCATTGCCACATTCTTCCGCTTCCGCTCTGTATGCCGAAGATGGAATTCCTTGCTGGCCTCTGAAAGTTTTTCTCAGCACTGTGCTCAAGTTCCACAAGCAAATCCATGGTTTTACACCATAACTCATGAACACGCAAACTCGGGAGCCATGTATGACCCTTCTGTGAAAAAATGGTATCATCTGACTATATCAACACTGCCCACAAAGTTGATTGTTTTACCAATGGCTTCTGCCGGGGGTCTAGTTTGCTTTCTTGACATTGGTCATCGAAACTTCTATGTTTGTAATCCACTGACTCAATCCTTCAAGGAGTTGCCGGCCCGGTCGGTTAAGGTCTGGTCTCGCATCGGTGTAGGGATGACAATAAATGGGAACTCCTACAAGATACTGTGGGTCACTTGTGATGGAGAGTATGAAATTTATGACTCAGTGGGAAAATCTTGGAGCCGTCAAGGAAACATGCCTGCAGGTATTAAACTTCCGTTATCACTCAATTTCAGGTCACAGGCTGTTTCTATTGACAACAAGGTCTACTTCATGCATTCAGATCCAGAAGGGATTGTTTCCTATGATATGGAAACCGGGGTTTGGACACAGTACATGATCCCGGGGCCGCTGCACCTGACGGACCACGCGCTGGCCGAGTGCGGTGGCCGGATCATGCTTGTGGGGCTACTCTCGAAGAATGCCGCCACTTGTGTGTGCATATGGGAGCTGCAGAAGATGATGTTGTTGTGGAAGGAGGTTGACAGAATGCCAAATGAATGGTGCTTGGATTTCTACGGGAAGCACGTTCGGATGACTTGCTTGGGGAACAAAGGCTTGCTTATGTTGTCCTTGAGGTCAAGACAGATGAATCGGTTAGTTACTTATAACATCGCGAGTAGGGAATGGTTGAAGGTTCCTGCGTGCGTGGTGCCACATGGAAGAAAACGGCAATGGATAGCGTATGGTACTGCATTTCATCCATGCCTTGCTGCTGTGGCTTGA
- the LOC130711236 gene encoding F-box only protein 6 isoform X2 — protein MDLVKHPSTKKCRRDRSKEKSSKRSSVTEAMEEQIWKDFPEDLFEAVIARLPIATFFRFRSVCRRWNSLLASESFSQHCAQVPQANPWFYTITHEHANSGAMYDPSVKKWYHLTISTLPTKLIVLPMASAGGLVCFLDIGHRNFYVCNPLTQSFKELPARSVKVWSRIGVGMTINGNSYKILWVTCDGEYEIYDSVGKSWSRQGNMPAGIKLPLSLNFRSQAVSIDNKVYFMHSDPEGIVSYDMETGVWTQYMIPGPLHLTDHALAECGGRIMLVGLLSKNAATCVCIWELQKMMLLWKEVDRMPNEWCLDFYGKHVRMTCLGNKGLLMLSLRSRQMNRLVTYNIASREWLKVPACVVPHGRKRQWIAYGTAFHPCLAAVA, from the coding sequence ATGGACCTTGTAAAGCATCCGTCTACTAAGAAGTGTCGAAGAGATAGGAGCAAGGAAAAGTCATCTAAAAGATCCTCTGTGACTGAAGCTATGGAAGAACAAATTTGGAAAGATTTTCCTGAAGATCTATTTGAAGCTGTGATTGCGCGACTTCCCATTGCCACATTCTTCCGCTTCCGCTCTGTATGCCGAAGATGGAATTCCTTGCTGGCCTCTGAAAGTTTTTCTCAGCACTGTGCTCAAGTTCCACAAGCAAATCCATGGTTTTACACCATAACTCATGAACACGCAAACTCGGGAGCCATGTATGACCCTTCTGTGAAAAAATGGTATCATCTGACTATATCAACACTGCCCACAAAGTTGATTGTTTTACCAATGGCTTCTGCCGGGGGTCTAGTTTGCTTTCTTGACATTGGTCATCGAAACTTCTATGTTTGTAATCCACTGACTCAATCCTTCAAGGAGTTGCCGGCCCGGTCGGTTAAGGTCTGGTCTCGCATCGGTGTAGGGATGACAATAAATGGGAACTCCTACAAGATACTGTGGGTCACTTGTGATGGAGAGTATGAAATTTATGACTCAGTGGGAAAATCTTGGAGCCGTCAAGGAAACATGCCTGCAGGTATTAAACTTCCGTTATCACTCAATTTCAGGTCACAGGCTGTTTCTATTGACAACAAGGTCTACTTCATGCATTCAGATCCAGAAGGGATTGTTTCCTATGATATGGAAACCGGGGTTTGGACACAGTACATGATCCCGGGGCCGCTGCACCTGACGGACCACGCGCTGGCCGAGTGCGGTGGCCGGATCATGCTTGTGGGGCTACTCTCGAAGAATGCCGCCACTTGTGTGTGCATATGGGAGCTGCAGAAGATGATGTTGTTGTGGAAGGAGGTTGACAGAATGCCAAATGAATGGTGCTTGGATTTCTACGGGAAGCACGTTCGGATGACTTGCTTGGGGAACAAAGGCTTGCTTATGTTGTCCTTGAGGTCAAGACAGATGAATCGGTTAGTTACTTATAACATCGCGAGTAGGGAATGGTTGAAGGTTCCTGCGTGCGTGGTGCCACATGGAAGAAAACGGCAATGGATAGCGTATGGTACTGCATTTCATCCATGCCTTGCTGCTGTGGCTTGA
- the LOC130714957 gene encoding uncharacterized protein LOC130714957 — MTTSRRLADRKVEKFEKNITKRGFVPETTAKKGKDYPVGPVLLGFFVFVVIGSSLFQIIRTATSGGLA; from the exons ATG ACAACATCAAGGCGCCTTGCAGACAGGAAGGTGGAGAAGTTTGAGAAGAACATCACAAAGAGAGGATTTGTGCCAGAAACAACCGCTAAGAAAGGGAAAGACTACCCTGTTGGCCCTGTGCTGCTCggtttctttgtctttgttgtCATTGGATCAT CTCTCTTTCAGATAATCAGGACAGCAACGAGTGGAGGCCTGGCTTAA
- the LOC130714527 gene encoding histidine kinase 3-like: MKKYSTNRQYIGSKREMWWKLFVPWIVFWFLVSVCIFYYMFCQDTEKRKDTLVSMCDEMARMLQDQFTVSMNHIQAMSILISTLHHARNPSAIDQTTFARYADRTAFERPLTSGVAYAVRVLQSEREQFEKQQGWTIKRMDTVEQNPVHKDDYAPEKLEPSPIQEEYAPVIFAQDTVSHVISVDVLSRKEDRGNVCARESGKAVLTAPFRLLKTNRLGFILTFAVYKRDLPSNATPNERIQATHGYLGGVFHVDSLVDKLLQQLASKQTVNVDVYDTTNHTHPIVMYGSNVSGDVFYHVRTLNFGDPFRKHEMRCRFKQIPPFPWLAITTSIGFFVIALLLAQISYASVLHIAKVEEDYREMMELKERAEAADVAKSQLSCYLSPVRSEHQ, encoded by the exons ATGAAGAAATACAGTACCAACAGACAGTATATTGGGTCCAAGAGAGAAATGTGGTGGAAACTTTTCGTGCCTTGGATAGTGTTTTGGTTCCTAGTATCTGTGTGTATCTTCTACTACATGTTCTGTCAAGACACTGAGAAGAGGAAAGACACTCTGGTAAGCATGTGTGATGAAATGGCTAGGATGCTGCAGGACCAGTTTACTGTGAGTATGAACCATATCCAAGCCATGTCCATTCTGATCTCAACCTTACATCACGCTAGGAATCCCTCTGCCATTGATCAG ACAACTTTTGCGAGGTATGCAGATAgaacagcttttgagaggcctCTTACAAGTGGTGTTGCATATGCTGTAAGGGTGCTCCAATCTGAAAGGGAACAATTTGAAAAGCAACAAGGCTGGACTATTAAGAGGATGGACACTGTGGAGCAGAACCCAGTTCATAAGGATGATTATGCCCCAGAAAAATTGGAGCCATCCCCTATTCAGGAAGAATATGCTCCTGTCATATTTGCACAAGATACGGTTTCACATGTCATTTCTGTTGACGTTCTTTCTCGTAAG GAAGACCGTGGAAATGTGTGTGCAAGAGAATCAGGGAAAGCGGTTCTAACTGCGCCCTTCAGGCTGCTCAAAACAAATCGTCTAGGGTTTATCCTGACATTTGCTGTCTACAAGAGAGATCTTCCATCAAATGCTACCCCTAATGAAAGGATTCAAGCAACTCATGG GTATCTTGGCGGGGTCTTTCATGTTGATTCATTAGTGGATAAATTACTTCAGCAACTTGCTAGCAAGCAAACTGTAAATGTTGATGTCTATGATACTACAAATCATACTCATCCGATCGTCATGTACGGCTCAAATGTATCCGGGGATGTGTTCTATCATGTCAGGACTCTTAACTTTGGAGACCCCTTCAGAAAGCATGAGATGCGCTGCAG GTTCAAACAGATACCGCCATTCCCATGGTTGGCAATAACTACTTCAATTGGCTTTTTTGTCATTGCACTCCTTCTTGCACAAATTTCCTATGCTTCTGTGCTTCATATTGCAAAAGTAGAAGAAGATTACCGTGAGATGATGGAGCTGAAAGAACGAGCTGAGGCAGCTGATGTTGCAAAATCCCAG CTTTCTTGCTACTTGTCTCCCGTGAGATCAGAACACCAATGA
- the LOC130714524 gene encoding histidine kinase 3 isoform X2 produces MKGGFGKMGLKWWEKISGSGSRTYQHCYQYIGSKGVKRQMWWNLYRAWIVFWIGVSVFIYFYMSFQDAEKRKETLASMCDERARMLQDQFNVSMNHIQAMSILISTFHHSKNPSTIDQRTFARYTDRTAFERPLTSGVAYAVRVLQSEREQFEKQQGWTIKRMDTVEQNPVHKDDYAPEKLEPSPIQEEYAPVIFAQDTVSHVISVDVLSGKEDRGNVLRARESGKAVLTAPFRLLKTNRLGVILTFAVYKKDLPSNATPNERIQATDGYLGGVFHVESLVDKLLQQLASKQTVNVDVYDTTNHTHPIAMYGSNVSRDAFYHVSSLNFGDPFRKHEMHCRFKQKPPWPLLAIAASIGAFLIPLLIGQISYATVIQIAKVEEDYRQMMELKERAEAADVAKSQFLATVSHEIRTPMNGVLGMLHMLMDTDLDVTQQEYVRTAQDSGKSLVSLINEVLDQAKIEFGKLELEAVLFDVRAILDDVLSLFSEKSQAKGLELAVFVSDQVPELLIGDPGRFRQIITNLMGNSIKFTDKGHVFVTIHLVEEVVHSVEVDKEPNSDKNTLSGFPVADIRKSWEGFKAFSQEGPLGSFSSSSSDFINLIVSVEDTGEGIPLEAQSRIFTPFMQVNPSISRKHGGTGIGLSISKCLVGLMNGEIGFVSTPKIGSTFTFTAVFTNGLPSSNECKIQQISNQPQPASSAFEGMTALVIDPRTVRAKVSRYHIQRLGIHVEIVSDLNQGLSTIGNGSIVTNMVLIEEAVWDRDSGMSSHFVKNTRKVDNGVPPKLFILVNSSNSSKASSVASDVHYPTVITKPLRASMLAVTLQRAMGVRNKSTPPNRELQSLSLRQLLLGRKILIVDDNSVNRAVAAGALKKYGAAVVCVSSGQDAISSLTPPHQFDACFMDIQMPEMDGFEATRRIREMEHNVNREVSMDGFENVSNWHVPILAMTADVIQATHEECLRYGMDGYVSKPFEAEQLYREVSRFFPSS; encoded by the exons ATGAAG GGTGGTTTTGGCAAGATGGGGCTGAAATGGTGGGAGAAGATCTCAGGGAGTGGTTCCAGAACTTATCAACATTGCTACCAGTATATTGGGTCCAAGGGAGTGAAGAGACAAATGTGGTGGAACCTTTATAGGGCGTGGATTGTGTTTTGGATCGGAGTATCTGTGTTTATCTACTTCTACATGTCCTTTCAAGATGCTGAGAAGAGGAAAGAGACTCTGGCAAGCATGTGTGATGAAAGGGCTAGGATGCTGCAGGATCAGTTTAATGTGAGTATGAATCATATCCAAGCCATGTCGATTCTGATCTCAACTTTCCATCACTCCAAGAACCCCTCAACCATTGATCAG AGAACTTTTGCCAGGTACACGGATAgaacagcttttgagaggcccCTTACAAGTGGTGTAGCATATGCTGTAAGGGTGCTCCAATCCGAAAGGGAACAATTTGAAAAGCAACAAGGCTGGACTATTAAGAGGATGGACACTGTGGAGCAGAACCCAGTTCATAAGGATGATTATGCCCCAGAAAAATTGGAGCCATCCCCCATTCAGGAAGAATATGCTCCTGTCATATTTGCACAAGATACGGTTTCACATGTCATTTCTGTTGACGTGCTTTCTGGAAAG GAAGACCGTGGGAATGTGTTGCGTGCAAGAGAATCAGGGAAAGCTGTTCTAACTGCGCCCTTCAGGCTGCTCAAAACAAATCGTCTAGGGGTTATCCTGACATTTGCTGTCTACAAGAAAGATCTTCCATCAAATGCTACCCCAAATGAAAGAATTCAAGCAACTGATGG GTATCTTGGTGGGGTCTTTCATGTTGAGTCGTTAGTGGATAAATTACTTCAGCAACTTGCTAGCAAGCAAACTGTAAATGTTGATGTGTATGATACTACAAATCATACTCATCCAATCGCCATGTACGGCTCAAATGTATCCAGGGATGCGTTCTATCATGTCAGCAGTCTTAACTTTGGAGACCCCTTCAGAAAGCATGAGATGCACTGCAG GTTCAAACAGAAACCGCCATGGCCATTGTTGGCAATAGCTGCTTCAATTGGTGCCTTTCTTATTCCACTCCTTATTGGACAAATTTCCTATGCTACTGTGATTCAAATTGCAAAAGTAGAAGAAGATTACCGTCAGATGATGGAGCTAAAAGAACGAGCTGAGGCAGCTGATGTTGCAAAATCCCAG TTTCTTGCTACTGTTTCCCACGAGATCAGAACACCAATGAATGGTGTTTTAG GGATGTTGCATATGCTTATGGACACAGATCTAGATGTAACCCAACAGGAATATGTCAGAACAGCGCAGGACAGCGGAAAATCACTGGTATCACTTATAAATGAGGTTTTGGACCAGGCAAAAATTGAATTTGGTAAGCTAGAGCTTGAGGCTGTGCTCTTTGATGTACGGGCAATTCTGGATGATGTGTTGTCACTATTTTCTGAGAAGTCTCAAGCAAAAGGATTAGAG TTGGCAGTTTTTGTGTCAGATCAGGTTCCTGAACTGCTAATAGGTGATCCAGGAAGGTTTCGACAAATAATTACAAACCTCATGGGTAACTCAATTAAG TTCACGGACAAAGGACATGTTTTTGTCACTATCCATCTTGTTGAGGAGGTTGTCCATTCAGTAGAGGTTGACAAAGAACCAAATTCTGATAAAAATACCTTGAGTGGTTTCCCAGTGGCTGATATCCGCAAGAGCTGGGAAGGATTCAAGGCTTTCAGTCAGGAGGGACCTCTTGGTTCTTTCTCATCCTCCTCGAGCGATTTCATCAATTTGATTGTATCTGTGGAGGACACAGGAGAAGGTATTCCTCTAGAAGCCCAGTCCCGCATCTTCACTCCATTCATGCAGGTAAATCCATCCATCTCTAGAAAACATGGGGGAACTGGTATTGGCCTAAGCATTAGCAAGTGTTTGGTTGGCCTCATGAATGGTGAAATTGGATTTGTAAGCACACCCAAGATTGGATCCACTTTCACTTTTACCGCGGTCTTCACCAATGGACTCCCGAGTTCAAATGAGTGTAAAATTCAGCAAATCAGCAACCAGCCTCAACCAGCATCTTCAGCATTTGAGGGGATGACTGCATTGGTTATTGACCCGAGAACCGTTCGCGCAAAAGTGTCTAGATATCACATCCAACGGCTTGGCATTCATGTTGAAATCGTTTCAGATTTAAACCAAGGGTTGTCAACCATAGGCAATGGGAGCATAGTTACCAATATGGTCCTGATTGAGGAGGCGGTCTGGGACAGAGATTCAGGCATGTCATCTCACTTTGTCAAGAACACAAGGAAAGTTGATAATGGGGTTCCTCCAAAGCTGTTTATTCTTGTTAATTCTAGTAATTCTTCTAAAGCAAGTAGTGTAGCCTCTGATGTTCATTATCCTACTGTCATCACAAAACCTCTCAGAGCAAGCATGCTTGCTGTCACGCTACAACGAGCCATGGGTGTTAGGAACAAGAGTACTCCTCCAAATAGGGAACTCCAAAGTTTGTCTCTTCGCCAACTTCTTCTCGGGAGGAAGATTCTAATCGTAGACGACAATAGTGTGAACCGTGCAGTAGCAGCCGGTGCTTTGAAGAAGTATGGAGCAGCTGTGGTTTGTGTTAGCAGTGGGCAAGATGCCATCTCTTCACTGACGCCACCCCATCAGTTTGATGCCTGTTTCATGGATATTCAAATGCCAGAAATGGATGG TTTTGAAGCTACAAGGAGAATTAGAGAGATGGAACACAATGTGAACAGAGAAGTGTCTATGGATGGCTTTGAGAATGTTTCGAACTGGCATGTGCCCATTTTAGCTATGACTGCAGATGTGATCCAGGCTACACATGAGGAATGCCTAAGATATGGCATGGATGGATATGTTTCAAAACCATTTGAAGCTGAACAGCTTTATAGAGAAGTTTCTAGATTTTTCCCTTcatcttga
- the LOC130714524 gene encoding histidine kinase 3 isoform X1, with amino-acid sequence MSLLYVVGFGLKLGHLVLVLCCWVVSVVYLNRLFCSEIKGTRVGFQGGFGKMGLKWWEKISGSGSRTYQHCYQYIGSKGVKRQMWWNLYRAWIVFWIGVSVFIYFYMSFQDAEKRKETLASMCDERARMLQDQFNVSMNHIQAMSILISTFHHSKNPSTIDQRTFARYTDRTAFERPLTSGVAYAVRVLQSEREQFEKQQGWTIKRMDTVEQNPVHKDDYAPEKLEPSPIQEEYAPVIFAQDTVSHVISVDVLSGKEDRGNVLRARESGKAVLTAPFRLLKTNRLGVILTFAVYKKDLPSNATPNERIQATDGYLGGVFHVESLVDKLLQQLASKQTVNVDVYDTTNHTHPIAMYGSNVSRDAFYHVSSLNFGDPFRKHEMHCRFKQKPPWPLLAIAASIGAFLIPLLIGQISYATVIQIAKVEEDYRQMMELKERAEAADVAKSQFLATVSHEIRTPMNGVLGMLHMLMDTDLDVTQQEYVRTAQDSGKSLVSLINEVLDQAKIEFGKLELEAVLFDVRAILDDVLSLFSEKSQAKGLELAVFVSDQVPELLIGDPGRFRQIITNLMGNSIKFTDKGHVFVTIHLVEEVVHSVEVDKEPNSDKNTLSGFPVADIRKSWEGFKAFSQEGPLGSFSSSSSDFINLIVSVEDTGEGIPLEAQSRIFTPFMQVNPSISRKHGGTGIGLSISKCLVGLMNGEIGFVSTPKIGSTFTFTAVFTNGLPSSNECKIQQISNQPQPASSAFEGMTALVIDPRTVRAKVSRYHIQRLGIHVEIVSDLNQGLSTIGNGSIVTNMVLIEEAVWDRDSGMSSHFVKNTRKVDNGVPPKLFILVNSSNSSKASSVASDVHYPTVITKPLRASMLAVTLQRAMGVRNKSTPPNRELQSLSLRQLLLGRKILIVDDNSVNRAVAAGALKKYGAAVVCVSSGQDAISSLTPPHQFDACFMDIQMPEMDGFEATRRIREMEHNVNREVSMDGFENVSNWHVPILAMTADVIQATHEECLRYGMDGYVSKPFEAEQLYREVSRFFPSS; translated from the exons ATGAGCTTGCTCTATGTAGTAGGGTTTGGTCTAAAGTTGGGGCATCTAGTTTTAGTGCTATGTTGCTGGGTTGTGTCTGTTGTTTACCTCAACAGGTTATTCTGCAGTGAAATTAAGGGTACTAGGGTGGGTTTTCAGGGTGGTTTTGGCAAGATGGGGCTGAAATGGTGGGAGAAGATCTCAGGGAGTGGTTCCAGAACTTATCAACATTGCTACCAGTATATTGGGTCCAAGGGAGTGAAGAGACAAATGTGGTGGAACCTTTATAGGGCGTGGATTGTGTTTTGGATCGGAGTATCTGTGTTTATCTACTTCTACATGTCCTTTCAAGATGCTGAGAAGAGGAAAGAGACTCTGGCAAGCATGTGTGATGAAAGGGCTAGGATGCTGCAGGATCAGTTTAATGTGAGTATGAATCATATCCAAGCCATGTCGATTCTGATCTCAACTTTCCATCACTCCAAGAACCCCTCAACCATTGATCAG AGAACTTTTGCCAGGTACACGGATAgaacagcttttgagaggcccCTTACAAGTGGTGTAGCATATGCTGTAAGGGTGCTCCAATCCGAAAGGGAACAATTTGAAAAGCAACAAGGCTGGACTATTAAGAGGATGGACACTGTGGAGCAGAACCCAGTTCATAAGGATGATTATGCCCCAGAAAAATTGGAGCCATCCCCCATTCAGGAAGAATATGCTCCTGTCATATTTGCACAAGATACGGTTTCACATGTCATTTCTGTTGACGTGCTTTCTGGAAAG GAAGACCGTGGGAATGTGTTGCGTGCAAGAGAATCAGGGAAAGCTGTTCTAACTGCGCCCTTCAGGCTGCTCAAAACAAATCGTCTAGGGGTTATCCTGACATTTGCTGTCTACAAGAAAGATCTTCCATCAAATGCTACCCCAAATGAAAGAATTCAAGCAACTGATGG GTATCTTGGTGGGGTCTTTCATGTTGAGTCGTTAGTGGATAAATTACTTCAGCAACTTGCTAGCAAGCAAACTGTAAATGTTGATGTGTATGATACTACAAATCATACTCATCCAATCGCCATGTACGGCTCAAATGTATCCAGGGATGCGTTCTATCATGTCAGCAGTCTTAACTTTGGAGACCCCTTCAGAAAGCATGAGATGCACTGCAG GTTCAAACAGAAACCGCCATGGCCATTGTTGGCAATAGCTGCTTCAATTGGTGCCTTTCTTATTCCACTCCTTATTGGACAAATTTCCTATGCTACTGTGATTCAAATTGCAAAAGTAGAAGAAGATTACCGTCAGATGATGGAGCTAAAAGAACGAGCTGAGGCAGCTGATGTTGCAAAATCCCAG TTTCTTGCTACTGTTTCCCACGAGATCAGAACACCAATGAATGGTGTTTTAG GGATGTTGCATATGCTTATGGACACAGATCTAGATGTAACCCAACAGGAATATGTCAGAACAGCGCAGGACAGCGGAAAATCACTGGTATCACTTATAAATGAGGTTTTGGACCAGGCAAAAATTGAATTTGGTAAGCTAGAGCTTGAGGCTGTGCTCTTTGATGTACGGGCAATTCTGGATGATGTGTTGTCACTATTTTCTGAGAAGTCTCAAGCAAAAGGATTAGAG TTGGCAGTTTTTGTGTCAGATCAGGTTCCTGAACTGCTAATAGGTGATCCAGGAAGGTTTCGACAAATAATTACAAACCTCATGGGTAACTCAATTAAG TTCACGGACAAAGGACATGTTTTTGTCACTATCCATCTTGTTGAGGAGGTTGTCCATTCAGTAGAGGTTGACAAAGAACCAAATTCTGATAAAAATACCTTGAGTGGTTTCCCAGTGGCTGATATCCGCAAGAGCTGGGAAGGATTCAAGGCTTTCAGTCAGGAGGGACCTCTTGGTTCTTTCTCATCCTCCTCGAGCGATTTCATCAATTTGATTGTATCTGTGGAGGACACAGGAGAAGGTATTCCTCTAGAAGCCCAGTCCCGCATCTTCACTCCATTCATGCAGGTAAATCCATCCATCTCTAGAAAACATGGGGGAACTGGTATTGGCCTAAGCATTAGCAAGTGTTTGGTTGGCCTCATGAATGGTGAAATTGGATTTGTAAGCACACCCAAGATTGGATCCACTTTCACTTTTACCGCGGTCTTCACCAATGGACTCCCGAGTTCAAATGAGTGTAAAATTCAGCAAATCAGCAACCAGCCTCAACCAGCATCTTCAGCATTTGAGGGGATGACTGCATTGGTTATTGACCCGAGAACCGTTCGCGCAAAAGTGTCTAGATATCACATCCAACGGCTTGGCATTCATGTTGAAATCGTTTCAGATTTAAACCAAGGGTTGTCAACCATAGGCAATGGGAGCATAGTTACCAATATGGTCCTGATTGAGGAGGCGGTCTGGGACAGAGATTCAGGCATGTCATCTCACTTTGTCAAGAACACAAGGAAAGTTGATAATGGGGTTCCTCCAAAGCTGTTTATTCTTGTTAATTCTAGTAATTCTTCTAAAGCAAGTAGTGTAGCCTCTGATGTTCATTATCCTACTGTCATCACAAAACCTCTCAGAGCAAGCATGCTTGCTGTCACGCTACAACGAGCCATGGGTGTTAGGAACAAGAGTACTCCTCCAAATAGGGAACTCCAAAGTTTGTCTCTTCGCCAACTTCTTCTCGGGAGGAAGATTCTAATCGTAGACGACAATAGTGTGAACCGTGCAGTAGCAGCCGGTGCTTTGAAGAAGTATGGAGCAGCTGTGGTTTGTGTTAGCAGTGGGCAAGATGCCATCTCTTCACTGACGCCACCCCATCAGTTTGATGCCTGTTTCATGGATATTCAAATGCCAGAAATGGATGG TTTTGAAGCTACAAGGAGAATTAGAGAGATGGAACACAATGTGAACAGAGAAGTGTCTATGGATGGCTTTGAGAATGTTTCGAACTGGCATGTGCCCATTTTAGCTATGACTGCAGATGTGATCCAGGCTACACATGAGGAATGCCTAAGATATGGCATGGATGGATATGTTTCAAAACCATTTGAAGCTGAACAGCTTTATAGAGAAGTTTCTAGATTTTTCCCTTcatcttga